In Vespa crabro chromosome 7, iyVesCrab1.2, whole genome shotgun sequence, a single window of DNA contains:
- the LOC124425681 gene encoding protein Wnt-6-like isoform X2: MRPVLLVICLLLVTPITTGSFWTVGSQMVMDPMLVCKKTRRLKGKLADICRKEPSLLKEIAKGVQVGTRECQHQFRNRRWNCTTIRRSLRKILLRDTRETGFVNAITAAGVTYAVTRACTMGDLVECSCDKMTTKGNRLGKLALTADVKKNLLTEGEWEWGGCGDNVNFGFRKSKDFMDAPYRKRSDIKTLVKLHNNAAGRLAVRNFMTIECKCHGLSGSCSVRTCWRKMPSFREVGDRLKESFDGAAKVIPSNDGHSFITEGPTIKPPGRFDLIYSEDSPDFCKPNRKTGSLGTVGRRCNSSSPGVEGCELLCCGRGYDTRIVKEKVNCQCRFRYCCEVTCETCLVKTTVNTCR, translated from the exons ATGCGCCCCGTTCTCCTGGTGATCTGCCTCCTCCTCGTCACCCCGATTACCACCGGATCGTTTTG GACGGTAGGAAGTCAGATGGTGATGGATCCGATGTTAGTTTGcaagaaaacgagaagattGAAAGGAAAGCTCGCCGACATTTGCCGAAAGGAGCCGTCCTTATTGAAGGAGATCGCAAAAGGCGTTCAAGTCGGTACGAGAGAATGTCAACACCAGTTTAGAAATCGCAGATGGAATTGTACGACGATACGGCGATCTctgagaaaaattcttttacgcG ATACCAGGGAGACTGGCTTCGTGAACGCCATCACCGCCGCTGGAGTTACTTATGCGGTTACCAGGGCCTGTACCATGGGTGACCTTGTGGAATGTTCATGCGATAAGATGACGACGAAGG GCAATCGACTGGGCAAACTCGCGCTGACGGCGGACGTAAAGAAGAACCTTCTTACCGAGGGCGAATGGGAATGGGGCGGATGCGGGGACAACGTTAATTTTGGCTTTCGAAAGTCGAAGGATTTCATGGACGCGCCGTATAGAAAACGTAGCGACATCAAGACTCTGGTGAAGCTTCACAACAATGCCGCGGGACGTTTG GCGGTGAGGAATTTCATGACGATCGAGTGCAAGTGCCACGGGCTGTCGGGCTCGTGCAGCGTGCGCACCTGCTGGCGAAAGATGCCGTCCTTTCGCGAGGTCGGCGATCGTCTGAAGGAGTCGTTCGACGGGGCGGCGAAGGTGATACCGAGCAACGACGGGCACAGCTTCATCACCGAGGGTCCGACCATCAAGCCACCCGGTAGATTCGATCTGATTTATAGCGAGGACTCGCCGGATTTCTGCAAGCCGAATCGGAAGACCGGATCTCTCGGTACTGTCGGCCGGCGATGCAATTCCTCCAGTCCTGGCGTCGAAGGTTGCGAGCTACTCTGTTGCGGCAGGGGCTACGACACGAGGATAGTCAAGGAGAAGGTCAATTGTCAGTGCAGGTTCAGATATTGTTGCGAGGTCACTTGCGAGACCTGTCTCGTAAAGACCACCGTCAACACTTGTCGTTGA
- the LOC124425681 gene encoding protein Wnt-6-like isoform X1 — protein MFTFKVREPSYRGLPNYKQTITIILTTVGSQMVMDPMLVCKKTRRLKGKLADICRKEPSLLKEIAKGVQVGTRECQHQFRNRRWNCTTIRRSLRKILLRDTRETGFVNAITAAGVTYAVTRACTMGDLVECSCDKMTTKGNRLGKLALTADVKKNLLTEGEWEWGGCGDNVNFGFRKSKDFMDAPYRKRSDIKTLVKLHNNAAGRLAVRNFMTIECKCHGLSGSCSVRTCWRKMPSFREVGDRLKESFDGAAKVIPSNDGHSFITEGPTIKPPGRFDLIYSEDSPDFCKPNRKTGSLGTVGRRCNSSSPGVEGCELLCCGRGYDTRIVKEKVNCQCRFRYCCEVTCETCLVKTTVNTCR, from the exons ATGTTTACATTCAAAGTCCGTGAACCGTCGTATCGCGGGTTACCAAACTATAAACAAACGATTACGATCATTCTAAC GACGGTAGGAAGTCAGATGGTGATGGATCCGATGTTAGTTTGcaagaaaacgagaagattGAAAGGAAAGCTCGCCGACATTTGCCGAAAGGAGCCGTCCTTATTGAAGGAGATCGCAAAAGGCGTTCAAGTCGGTACGAGAGAATGTCAACACCAGTTTAGAAATCGCAGATGGAATTGTACGACGATACGGCGATCTctgagaaaaattcttttacgcG ATACCAGGGAGACTGGCTTCGTGAACGCCATCACCGCCGCTGGAGTTACTTATGCGGTTACCAGGGCCTGTACCATGGGTGACCTTGTGGAATGTTCATGCGATAAGATGACGACGAAGG GCAATCGACTGGGCAAACTCGCGCTGACGGCGGACGTAAAGAAGAACCTTCTTACCGAGGGCGAATGGGAATGGGGCGGATGCGGGGACAACGTTAATTTTGGCTTTCGAAAGTCGAAGGATTTCATGGACGCGCCGTATAGAAAACGTAGCGACATCAAGACTCTGGTGAAGCTTCACAACAATGCCGCGGGACGTTTG GCGGTGAGGAATTTCATGACGATCGAGTGCAAGTGCCACGGGCTGTCGGGCTCGTGCAGCGTGCGCACCTGCTGGCGAAAGATGCCGTCCTTTCGCGAGGTCGGCGATCGTCTGAAGGAGTCGTTCGACGGGGCGGCGAAGGTGATACCGAGCAACGACGGGCACAGCTTCATCACCGAGGGTCCGACCATCAAGCCACCCGGTAGATTCGATCTGATTTATAGCGAGGACTCGCCGGATTTCTGCAAGCCGAATCGGAAGACCGGATCTCTCGGTACTGTCGGCCGGCGATGCAATTCCTCCAGTCCTGGCGTCGAAGGTTGCGAGCTACTCTGTTGCGGCAGGGGCTACGACACGAGGATAGTCAAGGAGAAGGTCAATTGTCAGTGCAGGTTCAGATATTGTTGCGAGGTCACTTGCGAGACCTGTCTCGTAAAGACCACCGTCAACACTTGTCGTTGA
- the LOC124425681 gene encoding protein Wnt-6-like isoform X3, with amino-acid sequence MVMDPMLVCKKTRRLKGKLADICRKEPSLLKEIAKGVQVGTRECQHQFRNRRWNCTTIRRSLRKILLRDTRETGFVNAITAAGVTYAVTRACTMGDLVECSCDKMTTKGNRLGKLALTADVKKNLLTEGEWEWGGCGDNVNFGFRKSKDFMDAPYRKRSDIKTLVKLHNNAAGRLAVRNFMTIECKCHGLSGSCSVRTCWRKMPSFREVGDRLKESFDGAAKVIPSNDGHSFITEGPTIKPPGRFDLIYSEDSPDFCKPNRKTGSLGTVGRRCNSSSPGVEGCELLCCGRGYDTRIVKEKVNCQCRFRYCCEVTCETCLVKTTVNTCR; translated from the exons ATGGTGATGGATCCGATGTTAGTTTGcaagaaaacgagaagattGAAAGGAAAGCTCGCCGACATTTGCCGAAAGGAGCCGTCCTTATTGAAGGAGATCGCAAAAGGCGTTCAAGTCGGTACGAGAGAATGTCAACACCAGTTTAGAAATCGCAGATGGAATTGTACGACGATACGGCGATCTctgagaaaaattcttttacgcG ATACCAGGGAGACTGGCTTCGTGAACGCCATCACCGCCGCTGGAGTTACTTATGCGGTTACCAGGGCCTGTACCATGGGTGACCTTGTGGAATGTTCATGCGATAAGATGACGACGAAGG GCAATCGACTGGGCAAACTCGCGCTGACGGCGGACGTAAAGAAGAACCTTCTTACCGAGGGCGAATGGGAATGGGGCGGATGCGGGGACAACGTTAATTTTGGCTTTCGAAAGTCGAAGGATTTCATGGACGCGCCGTATAGAAAACGTAGCGACATCAAGACTCTGGTGAAGCTTCACAACAATGCCGCGGGACGTTTG GCGGTGAGGAATTTCATGACGATCGAGTGCAAGTGCCACGGGCTGTCGGGCTCGTGCAGCGTGCGCACCTGCTGGCGAAAGATGCCGTCCTTTCGCGAGGTCGGCGATCGTCTGAAGGAGTCGTTCGACGGGGCGGCGAAGGTGATACCGAGCAACGACGGGCACAGCTTCATCACCGAGGGTCCGACCATCAAGCCACCCGGTAGATTCGATCTGATTTATAGCGAGGACTCGCCGGATTTCTGCAAGCCGAATCGGAAGACCGGATCTCTCGGTACTGTCGGCCGGCGATGCAATTCCTCCAGTCCTGGCGTCGAAGGTTGCGAGCTACTCTGTTGCGGCAGGGGCTACGACACGAGGATAGTCAAGGAGAAGGTCAATTGTCAGTGCAGGTTCAGATATTGTTGCGAGGTCACTTGCGAGACCTGTCTCGTAAAGACCACCGTCAACACTTGTCGTTGA